The following proteins are encoded in a genomic region of Falsibacillus pallidus:
- the uvrC gene encoding excinuclease ABC subunit UvrC produces MNELIKNKLALLPDQPGCYLMKDRQGTIIYVGKAKILKNRVRSYFTGSHDGKTQRLVSEIEDFEYIVTSSDLEALILEMNLIKKWDPKYNVMLKDDKSYPFIKLTAERHPRLITTRKVKKDKGKYFGPYANVGAANETKKLLDRLYPLRKCSTLPDRVCLYYHLGQCLAPCVKEVKDETYKQMVDEITRFLNGGYKEVKLELTKKMEEASMNLEFERAKEFRDQIIHIEATMEKQKMTMTDFTDRDIFGYAVDKGWMCVQVFFVRQGKMIERDVSLFPVYDEPDNEFLTYLGQFYSKNNHFKPKELLVPESVNENLAAELLQIKVLKPVRGQKKDLVRLAEKNAKIALSEKFALIEKNEKRTVLAVENLGEAMGIYTPHRIEAFDNSNIQGADPVSAMVVFTDGRPDKKEYRKYKIKTVKGPDDYDSMREVIRRRYTRVLKDGLPLADLIVIDGGKGQIEAARDVLVNELNLEIPVAGLAKDDKHRTSLLLFGNPLEVVPLERNSQEFYLLQRIQDEVHRFAITFHRQLRGKTTFNSILDEIEGVGPKRKKQLLKHFGSMKKMKEATVEDLIESGLPEKVAKNIFEKLRD; encoded by the coding sequence TTGAATGAATTGATTAAAAATAAATTAGCACTGCTGCCCGATCAGCCGGGGTGCTATTTGATGAAGGACCGCCAAGGAACCATCATCTATGTAGGAAAGGCGAAAATACTCAAGAACCGCGTCCGCTCTTATTTCACCGGATCCCATGATGGCAAGACGCAGAGGCTGGTCAGTGAAATAGAGGATTTTGAATATATCGTCACTTCATCCGATCTTGAAGCGTTGATTTTGGAAATGAACCTGATTAAAAAATGGGATCCAAAATACAATGTGATGCTGAAGGATGATAAAAGCTATCCTTTTATTAAATTGACTGCTGAGCGCCACCCCCGTCTGATTACGACAAGAAAAGTGAAAAAAGATAAAGGGAAATATTTTGGCCCGTACGCCAACGTTGGTGCAGCAAATGAAACGAAGAAGCTGCTCGACCGACTTTATCCTTTGAGGAAATGCTCCACACTTCCAGATCGTGTCTGCCTCTACTATCACCTTGGGCAGTGTTTGGCTCCATGCGTAAAAGAAGTGAAGGATGAAACCTATAAGCAGATGGTGGATGAAATCACCAGGTTTCTTAATGGGGGATACAAGGAAGTCAAGTTGGAATTGACTAAAAAGATGGAAGAAGCTTCTATGAATCTGGAGTTTGAACGTGCAAAGGAATTCCGGGACCAAATCATCCATATCGAAGCCACTATGGAAAAACAGAAAATGACAATGACAGATTTCACTGACAGAGATATCTTTGGGTATGCTGTTGATAAAGGATGGATGTGCGTCCAAGTTTTTTTTGTCCGTCAAGGGAAGATGATCGAAAGGGATGTTTCCCTTTTCCCGGTGTATGATGAACCGGATAATGAATTCTTAACTTATTTAGGGCAGTTCTATTCAAAAAACAATCATTTCAAGCCGAAGGAACTGTTGGTCCCAGAATCAGTGAATGAAAATCTTGCTGCTGAACTCCTTCAGATAAAGGTACTGAAACCAGTCAGAGGGCAGAAAAAAGACTTGGTCCGGCTGGCTGAAAAAAATGCGAAAATCGCCTTATCTGAGAAATTTGCATTGATCGAGAAAAATGAAAAGCGTACCGTCCTGGCTGTGGAAAATCTCGGTGAAGCAATGGGGATTTATACCCCGCATCGGATTGAAGCTTTTGACAACTCCAATATACAAGGCGCCGATCCGGTTTCAGCCATGGTTGTATTTACAGATGGCCGTCCGGATAAAAAGGAGTACAGGAAGTATAAAATAAAAACCGTAAAAGGGCCGGATGACTATGACTCCATGCGGGAAGTCATACGGAGAAGGTACACCCGGGTCTTAAAGGATGGGCTTCCTCTGGCTGATTTAATAGTGATAGATGGAGGGAAAGGCCAGATAGAAGCTGCAAGGGACGTACTCGTGAATGAGCTAAACTTGGAGATTCCAGTCGCGGGTCTTGCCAAGGATGATAAACACAGGACATCCCTGCTCCTATTCGGGAATCCGCTTGAAGTGGTGCCTCTTGAGAGGAACAGCCAGGAATTCTATTTGCTGCAAAGAATCCAAGATGAAGTGCATAGGTTTGCAATCACTTTCCATAGACAGCTTCGCGGCAAGACTACCTTCAACTCGATCCTCGATGAAATTGAAGGGGTGGGTCCAAAGAGGAAGAAGCAGCTGTTGAAGCATTTTGGCTCCATGAAAAAAATGAAAGAAGCAACAGTGGAAGATCTTATAGAGTCAGGGCTCCCGGAAAAAGTGGCTAAAAATATTTTTGAGAAATTACGTGACTAG
- a CDS encoding TetR/AcrR family transcriptional regulator: MKRNKPKYKQIIDAAVIVIADNGYHQAQVSKIAKQAGVADGTIYLYFKNKEDILISLFQEKMGLFVEKIQDVIAGKQKAAEKLLVMIENHFKILSDDHHLAIVTQLELRQSNKDLRLKINDVLKEYLLLMDDILQEGIDNGEFDSKLSIRLARQMIFGTIDETVTTWVMNDQKYDLVKQAPAVHHLLLQGCGQKGE, from the coding sequence ATGAAGCGGAATAAACCAAAATATAAACAGATCATTGATGCTGCTGTCATTGTGATTGCCGATAATGGCTATCATCAAGCACAAGTTTCAAAGATTGCAAAACAAGCAGGAGTCGCAGATGGCACCATCTATCTGTACTTTAAAAACAAAGAAGATATCTTGATTTCATTATTCCAGGAAAAAATGGGATTGTTTGTTGAAAAAATTCAAGATGTTATAGCAGGAAAACAAAAAGCGGCAGAGAAGTTATTAGTGATGATAGAAAATCATTTTAAAATTCTATCGGATGATCATCATTTGGCCATCGTCACTCAATTGGAACTGAGACAGTCGAACAAAGATCTTCGCTTAAAAATCAATGATGTCTTAAAGGAATACTTGCTGTTGATGGATGACATCCTTCAGGAAGGCATCGATAACGGTGAATTCGATTCCAAGCTTAGTATCAGGCTGGCAAGACAGATGATTTTTGGTACAATTGACGAAACAGTCACCACATGGGTAATGAATGATCAAAAGTATGATCTCGTAAAACAAGCTCCAGCCGTTCATCATCTCTTGCTTCAGGGCTGTGGACAAAAAGGAGAATAA
- a CDS encoding electron transfer flavoprotein subunit beta/FixA family protein, which produces MNIFVLMKRTFDTEEKITISGGQINEDGAEFIINPYDEYAVEEAIQIRDAHGGEVTVVTVGNSESEKQLRTALAMGADKAVLINTEDDLEYGDQFTTAKILAEYLKDKDADIILGGNVAIDGGSGQVGPRVAELLDISYVTTITKLEVNGDKATIVRDVEGDSEVIEASLPLLVTAQQGLNEPRYPSLPGIMKAKKKPLEELELDDLDLDEDDVEAKTKTIEIYLPPKKEAGKVLEGDLQDQVKELVNLLNKEAKVI; this is translated from the coding sequence ATGAACATCTTCGTTTTAATGAAGCGAACTTTTGACACAGAAGAAAAAATAACTATTTCCGGCGGCCAAATCAATGAAGACGGCGCTGAATTCATCATCAACCCATATGACGAATACGCAGTGGAAGAAGCTATCCAGATTCGAGACGCGCACGGCGGTGAAGTGACAGTCGTAACAGTAGGAAACAGCGAAAGCGAAAAGCAGCTCCGTACAGCGTTGGCAATGGGTGCTGATAAAGCCGTTCTGATCAATACAGAAGATGATCTTGAATATGGAGATCAATTTACAACTGCAAAAATTTTAGCTGAATATTTAAAGGATAAAGATGCAGATATCATTCTTGGCGGGAACGTAGCGATCGACGGCGGTTCTGGACAAGTTGGGCCTCGTGTAGCCGAATTGCTTGACATCTCTTATGTCACTACTATCACGAAACTTGAAGTGAACGGAGATAAAGCAACAATCGTGAGAGATGTTGAAGGAGATTCAGAAGTCATCGAAGCTTCCCTTCCATTGCTTGTGACTGCGCAGCAAGGATTGAATGAGCCCCGATATCCTTCTTTGCCGGGAATCATGAAGGCGAAGAAAAAGCCATTGGAAGAGCTTGAACTGGATGATCTTGATTTAGATGAAGATGATGTAGAAGCTAAGACAAAAACGATTGAAATCTATCTGCCGCCTAAAAAGGAAGCAGGCAAGGTCCTTGAAGGAGATCTTCAAGATCAAGTGAAAGAACTGGTTAATCTATTGAATAAAGAAGCGAAAGTCATATAA
- a CDS encoding long-chain-fatty-acid--CoA ligase, whose translation MSNKPWLSQYPEEIPASIPYAPIPVQSYLAEAAAKYPEKTAIHFLGKEMKYKEVHEAALKLANYLKSLGIKKGDRVAIMLPNTPQSVISYYGILFAGGIVVQTNPLYMERELEYQMNDAGAKVIITMDILYPRVMKVKESTSLEHIVVTAIKDYLPFPRNVVYPFMQKRQYGIVVDVKHSGNNHLLKTILAETEASPIQLEFDFEEDLALLQYTGGTTGFPKGVMLTHKNLVSNASMCDAWLYKCRKGEEVILGILPFFHVYGMTAVMILAIMQGYKMVLLPKFDAETTLKTIQKQKPTLFPGAPTIYIGLLNHPKLKNYDLSSIESCISGSAPLPVEVQENFEKATNGKLVEGYGLTESSPVTHANFLWDKKRVKGSIGVPWPDTDSAILSMEDGKPLPPGEVGEIAVKGPQVMKGYWNRPEETEQILKDGWLLTGDLGYMDEDGYFYVVDRKKDMIIAGGFNIYPREIEEVLYEHESVQEAVVAGVPDAYRGETVKAYIVKKDGAALTEEELNAFARKHLAAYKVPRIYEFREELPKTAVGKILRRALVEEEKKKIKEA comes from the coding sequence ATGTCAAATAAACCATGGCTTTCGCAATATCCGGAAGAGATCCCTGCATCCATTCCTTACGCACCCATTCCGGTTCAATCATATTTGGCTGAAGCAGCTGCCAAGTATCCGGAAAAAACGGCTATTCATTTTCTTGGCAAAGAGATGAAATATAAGGAAGTGCATGAAGCAGCACTTAAGCTGGCGAATTATTTAAAGAGCCTGGGAATTAAAAAAGGAGACAGGGTTGCGATCATGCTGCCGAATACTCCTCAGTCTGTCATAAGCTATTATGGCATCCTCTTTGCTGGTGGAATCGTCGTACAGACGAATCCGTTATATATGGAGAGGGAGCTTGAATATCAAATGAATGATGCAGGAGCGAAAGTCATCATCACCATGGATATTCTTTATCCAAGGGTGATGAAAGTCAAAGAATCGACCTCCTTGGAACATATTGTTGTAACCGCTATCAAGGACTATCTTCCATTTCCAAGGAATGTCGTCTATCCTTTCATGCAGAAACGGCAGTATGGGATAGTCGTCGATGTAAAGCACAGCGGAAATAATCATTTGCTGAAAACGATCTTGGCTGAGACGGAAGCTTCCCCCATCCAATTGGAATTTGATTTTGAAGAAGATCTCGCCCTGCTTCAATATACAGGCGGAACAACTGGTTTCCCGAAAGGGGTCATGCTGACTCATAAGAACTTAGTGTCAAATGCTTCCATGTGCGATGCGTGGCTCTATAAATGCAGGAAAGGCGAAGAGGTCATTTTAGGGATCCTCCCGTTCTTCCACGTTTACGGCATGACGGCTGTCATGATATTAGCCATCATGCAAGGATACAAGATGGTCCTGCTTCCTAAGTTCGATGCTGAAACGACATTGAAGACCATCCAAAAGCAAAAGCCTACCCTTTTCCCTGGGGCGCCAACGATCTATATAGGCTTATTGAATCATCCTAAACTCAAAAACTACGATCTATCTTCCATCGAATCATGCATCAGTGGTTCAGCACCGCTGCCTGTGGAAGTACAGGAGAACTTTGAAAAAGCAACGAACGGCAAATTGGTGGAAGGCTATGGATTGACAGAATCTTCCCCCGTAACACATGCGAATTTCCTTTGGGACAAAAAGCGGGTAAAAGGAAGTATAGGCGTCCCTTGGCCTGATACAGATTCCGCTATTCTATCCATGGAAGATGGAAAGCCTCTTCCTCCAGGGGAAGTAGGAGAAATTGCGGTGAAAGGCCCTCAAGTGATGAAAGGCTATTGGAACAGGCCTGAAGAGACCGAGCAGATCTTGAAGGATGGCTGGCTTTTGACTGGAGACCTTGGCTATATGGATGAAGACGGATATTTCTATGTGGTGGACCGCAAAAAAGATATGATCATTGCAGGTGGATTCAATATTTATCCGCGGGAAATCGAAGAAGTCCTTTATGAGCATGAATCTGTCCAGGAAGCAGTGGTAGCCGGAGTTCCGGATGCCTATAGGGGAGAAACGGTGAAGGCCTATATTGTGAAAAAGGATGGCGCCGCTCTTACGGAAGAAGAGTTGAATGCTTTTGCGAGAAAGCATCTTGCAGCTTATAAAGTCCCAAGAATCTATGAATTCAGGGAAGAATTGCCTAAAACTGCAGTAGGGAAAATATTAAGGCGTGCCCTTGTAGAAGAAGAAAAGAAAAAAATAAAAGAAGCTTAA
- a CDS encoding endonuclease MutS2 encodes MLEKVLRTLEFDKIKNQLMEFASSALGAAKVKQLVPSSSFEEVVLMHEETDEAASVIRLKGNVPLAGIHDIRPHVKRSEIGGILSPQDFVQIASTMHASRVIKKFIDDVVEQDAIQIPILAEKADRMAVLTPLEHEIRNAIDDNGEVLDSASPELRNIRNQSRTNEARVREKLEGYIRSSNAAKMLSDAIITIRNDRYVIPVKQEYRSHYGGIVHDQSSSGQTLFIEPQSVVQLNNQLRELRMKEQEEIDKILQQLSQEIAAVSHELFQIVGVLAELDFLFAKARFGKSIKASKPRINDQGIVRLYKARHPMLPIEEAVANDIIIGDDYSTIVITGPNTGGKTVTLKTIGLSTLMAQAGLQIPALDGSEIAVFKQVFADIGDEQSIEQSLSTFSSHMVNIVDILKNVDHESLVLFDELGAGTDPQEGAALAISILDEVYHRGAKVIATTHYPELKAYGYNREGVVNASVEFDIETLSPTYKLLIGVPGRSNAFEISKRLGLNDDVIQNARSYIGTDTNKVEKMIASLEESRKLAEDEEKEASELLKSAEKLHKDLQKQMIEFYETRDSLFEKAEQKAAKLVDAAKDEAEDIIKNLRQMQMEKNAEIKEHELIEARKRLEDAAPNLPKSKKTAAKAQTKHELSPGDEVKVLSFNQKGHLVERVSSKEWQVQIGIMKMKVNESDLEFIKSQQPKVETRPVATVKGRDFHVSLELDLRGERYENALLRVEKYLDDAVLAGYPRVSIIHGKGTGALRQGVQEYLKNHRNVKRTRFGEAGEGGSGVTVVELK; translated from the coding sequence ATGTTAGAAAAAGTATTACGGACGTTAGAGTTCGATAAAATAAAAAATCAATTAATGGAGTTTGCTTCATCCGCTTTAGGAGCAGCCAAAGTAAAACAGCTTGTTCCTTCTTCGTCCTTTGAAGAAGTGGTTTTGATGCATGAAGAAACGGATGAAGCAGCAAGCGTGATCAGATTAAAAGGGAATGTTCCATTGGCAGGGATCCATGATATCAGGCCGCATGTAAAAAGATCGGAAATTGGCGGGATTCTTAGCCCTCAAGATTTTGTTCAAATTGCAAGTACGATGCATGCGAGCAGAGTCATCAAAAAATTCATTGATGATGTTGTGGAGCAGGATGCGATCCAAATTCCCATTTTAGCGGAAAAAGCGGATAGAATGGCTGTGCTGACTCCTTTGGAACATGAAATTCGAAATGCCATTGATGACAATGGAGAGGTCCTCGATTCTGCCAGTCCTGAATTAAGGAACATCAGAAACCAATCGAGAACGAACGAGGCACGTGTTAGAGAGAAACTTGAAGGATACATCCGTTCAAGCAATGCTGCAAAAATGCTGTCTGATGCAATCATTACCATCAGGAATGATCGTTATGTCATCCCGGTGAAGCAGGAGTACCGCAGCCATTACGGCGGGATTGTCCATGATCAATCTTCATCTGGACAAACATTATTCATAGAACCCCAGTCGGTTGTCCAGCTTAACAATCAGTTGAGGGAACTGCGAATGAAAGAACAGGAAGAAATCGATAAGATCCTTCAGCAGCTCTCTCAGGAAATCGCCGCAGTGAGCCATGAACTTTTTCAAATCGTTGGCGTCCTGGCAGAATTGGACTTTCTATTTGCAAAAGCAAGATTCGGGAAATCCATTAAGGCATCCAAACCGAGAATCAATGATCAAGGGATCGTCCGATTATATAAAGCACGCCACCCTATGCTTCCGATAGAGGAGGCAGTGGCCAATGACATCATCATTGGGGATGATTATTCTACGATCGTCATCACAGGGCCGAACACCGGCGGTAAGACGGTTACTTTGAAAACAATCGGGCTCTCCACCCTGATGGCACAAGCGGGCTTGCAGATTCCAGCACTGGACGGCTCAGAGATAGCTGTCTTTAAACAAGTCTTTGCTGATATTGGGGATGAGCAGTCCATTGAACAAAGCTTGAGTACTTTTTCTTCCCATATGGTGAATATTGTCGACATCCTTAAGAATGTGGATCACGAGAGCCTGGTTTTATTTGATGAATTAGGAGCGGGGACGGATCCTCAAGAAGGTGCAGCATTGGCTATTTCGATTCTTGATGAAGTATACCATCGAGGTGCAAAAGTCATTGCCACCACCCATTATCCTGAATTGAAGGCATATGGATACAACCGCGAAGGTGTCGTCAATGCTAGTGTTGAATTTGATATCGAAACATTGAGTCCGACATATAAGCTATTGATCGGAGTGCCCGGGCGAAGCAATGCATTTGAAATCTCCAAACGCCTTGGTTTGAATGATGATGTCATTCAGAATGCAAGATCTTATATCGGTACGGATACGAACAAAGTAGAGAAAATGATCGCTTCCCTCGAAGAAAGCCGTAAACTGGCTGAAGATGAGGAAAAAGAAGCATCCGAGCTATTAAAGAGCGCTGAAAAACTCCACAAAGATCTTCAGAAACAAATGATTGAGTTTTATGAAACGCGTGATTCCCTGTTTGAAAAAGCAGAGCAAAAGGCAGCAAAACTAGTGGATGCGGCCAAAGACGAAGCTGAAGATATCATCAAGAATCTAAGGCAGATGCAGATGGAGAAAAATGCGGAAATTAAAGAACATGAATTGATTGAAGCAAGGAAAAGGCTTGAGGACGCAGCTCCTAATCTTCCAAAATCCAAAAAAACAGCTGCTAAAGCCCAAACGAAGCATGAGCTGTCCCCAGGGGATGAAGTGAAAGTTCTAAGCTTTAATCAAAAAGGACATCTTGTGGAACGGGTGTCTTCAAAAGAGTGGCAAGTGCAAATCGGCATCATGAAAATGAAAGTGAACGAATCCGACCTGGAGTTCATCAAATCACAGCAGCCAAAAGTGGAAACAAGACCGGTTGCTACTGTGAAAGGTCGTGATTTCCACGTCAGCCTTGAACTTGATCTGCGGGGCGAAAGGTATGAGAATGCTCTCTTGAGAGTTGAGAAATATCTGGATGATGCCGTTCTTGCAGGTTATCCCCGAGTTTCGATCATCCATGGAAAAGGAACCGGTGCACTGCGCCAGGGCGTCCAGGAATATTTGAAAAATCACCGCAATGTGAAGCGAACGCGTTTTGGAGAAGCAGGTGAAGGGGGAAGCGGCGTCACTGTCGTTGAATTGAAGTAG
- the trxA gene encoding thioredoxin gives MAITNATDQNFGAETSQGLVLADFWAPWCGPCKMIAPVLEELDSEMGDKVKIVKVDVDENQETASSFGVMSIPTLIVLKDGEVVDKVIGFQPKEALAELLNKHA, from the coding sequence ATGGCTATCACAAATGCAACTGATCAAAACTTTGGTGCTGAAACTAGTCAAGGGCTAGTATTGGCTGATTTTTGGGCTCCGTGGTGCGGACCTTGTAAAATGATCGCTCCAGTACTTGAAGAGCTTGACTCTGAAATGGGCGACAAAGTAAAAATCGTAAAAGTGGATGTAGATGAAAACCAAGAAACTGCAAGCAGCTTCGGAGTTATGAGCATCCCTACATTGATTGTTCTAAAAGACGGGGAAGTCGTTGATAAAGTAATCGGATTCCAGCCAAAAGAAGCTTTGGCAGAACTTTTAAACAAACACGCATAA
- a CDS encoding enoyl-CoA hydratase yields the protein MQYLSLRKDNHVGFVTLNRPPANALASGVIEELSLLLDEVEKDEEIRVLLLHGEGRFFSAGADIKEFTSIQTGEDFTKLAGKGQDVFERLEQFGKPVIAAIHGAALGGGLELAMACHIRYVSETAKLGLPELQLGLVPGFAGSQRLPRYVGMPKAAEMLLTSEPITGTEAVSWGLANAAYPEESLLEEASKTAHKIAEKSPVAMKAAIELLNYAKNHDYANGVKREGELFGHVFMSEDGKEGISAFIEKRKPEFRGK from the coding sequence GTGCAGTACTTATCTTTAAGAAAAGACAATCATGTGGGCTTTGTAACCCTAAACCGCCCTCCAGCGAATGCATTGGCTTCAGGCGTGATCGAGGAGCTTTCCCTGCTGCTGGATGAAGTGGAAAAAGATGAAGAAATCAGAGTCCTGCTTCTGCACGGTGAAGGAAGATTCTTCTCAGCGGGAGCGGATATTAAAGAATTCACTTCCATTCAAACGGGAGAAGACTTCACAAAACTTGCAGGCAAGGGCCAGGATGTATTTGAAAGGCTTGAACAATTCGGAAAGCCTGTCATTGCAGCCATTCATGGAGCTGCTCTTGGCGGAGGACTTGAATTGGCAATGGCCTGCCACATCCGCTATGTAAGTGAAACTGCAAAATTAGGCCTTCCTGAACTTCAATTGGGACTTGTTCCCGGATTTGCTGGGTCACAGAGGCTTCCACGATATGTCGGGATGCCAAAAGCGGCTGAAATGCTTTTGACAAGCGAGCCGATTACAGGAACAGAAGCAGTATCCTGGGGACTTGCGAATGCGGCATACCCGGAAGAGAGCCTTTTAGAAGAGGCTTCAAAGACGGCTCATAAAATTGCCGAGAAAAGCCCGGTTGCCATGAAAGCGGCAATCGAACTCCTCAACTACGCCAAAAACCATGACTATGCCAATGGCGTAAAACGAGAAGGAGAACTATTCGGCCACGTATTCATGTCCGAAGACGGCAAAGAAGGCATCAGCGCATTCATAGAAAAAAGAAAGCCTGAATTCAGAGGAAAATAA
- a CDS encoding electron transfer flavoprotein subunit alpha/FixB family protein: protein MSRKVLVLGEVRDGSLRNVSFEAIAAGKTIAEGGEVVGVLIGDSVSALGEQLIHYGADRVVVVEDEKLKQYSSDGFSQAFKAVADAENPEGIVFGHTALGKDLAPKIAGKLNTGLISDATAVEEAGGNIVFTRPIYSGKAFEKKIVTDGIIFATVRPNNIPSLEKDESRSGDVSSVSAEIKDLRTVIKEVVRKASEGVDLSEAKVIIAGGRGVKSEDGFEPLKELADVLGGAVGASRGACDADYCDYSLQIGQTGKVVTPDLYIACGISGAIQHLAGMSNSKVIVAINKDPEANIFKVADYGIVGDLFEVVPMLTEEFKKLKVANS from the coding sequence ATGTCTAGAAAAGTTTTGGTATTGGGTGAAGTGAGAGATGGTTCTCTTCGCAACGTTTCATTCGAAGCGATTGCGGCTGGGAAAACAATTGCAGAGGGCGGAGAAGTTGTCGGTGTTTTAATCGGCGATTCTGTAAGCGCTTTAGGCGAACAGCTTATCCATTACGGAGCAGACCGTGTGGTTGTAGTAGAAGATGAAAAGCTGAAGCAATATTCTTCTGATGGATTCTCACAGGCATTCAAAGCTGTGGCGGATGCTGAAAATCCAGAAGGAATCGTGTTTGGCCATACGGCTCTAGGAAAAGACCTTGCGCCTAAAATCGCAGGTAAATTGAACACTGGCCTTATTTCAGATGCTACTGCTGTAGAAGAAGCAGGCGGCAATATCGTCTTCACAAGACCGATTTATTCCGGTAAAGCATTTGAAAAGAAAATTGTAACGGATGGCATCATTTTTGCGACAGTTCGTCCAAACAATATTCCATCCCTTGAAAAAGATGAGTCCCGCAGTGGGGATGTATCATCCGTTTCAGCTGAAATCAAAGACCTGCGCACCGTTATCAAAGAGGTAGTCCGCAAGGCAAGCGAGGGTGTAGATCTTTCAGAAGCAAAGGTGATCATTGCCGGTGGACGCGGTGTTAAAAGTGAAGATGGCTTTGAGCCTTTAAAAGAACTTGCAGATGTACTAGGAGGAGCAGTCGGTGCTTCACGTGGAGCATGTGATGCGGACTACTGCGACTACTCCCTGCAGATCGGCCAAACAGGGAAAGTCGTAACGCCTGACTTATATATCGCATGCGGCATCTCAGGAGCGATTCAGCATTTAGCTGGTATGTCCAACTCCAAAGTAATCGTCGCAATCAATAAAGATCCAGAGGCAAACATCTTTAAAGTGGCTGACTATGGAATCGTGGGGGACTTGTTCGAAGTAGTACCAATGCTCACAGAAGAATTCAAGAAACTTAAAGTAGCCAACTCATAA
- a CDS encoding DUF350 domain-containing protein produces MNPFWENEYVQTAGYYSVVILCMVLFLAVFEFVTKYKNWDEIKKGNLAVAMATGGKIFGIANIFRHSIMQHNTLFTMITWGVFGFVLLLIGYFIYEFLTPKFKIDDEIQQDNRAVGFISMVISIGLSYVIGASIS; encoded by the coding sequence GTGAATCCTTTTTGGGAAAATGAGTATGTACAGACAGCGGGATACTATAGTGTAGTCATCCTGTGCATGGTTTTATTTTTGGCGGTCTTTGAATTTGTCACAAAATATAAAAATTGGGATGAGATCAAAAAAGGAAATCTGGCTGTAGCCATGGCAACAGGAGGGAAGATATTTGGCATCGCAAATATCTTCCGCCATTCCATCATGCAGCATAATACATTGTTTACCATGATAACCTGGGGAGTCTTCGGATTCGTTCTTCTTTTAATCGGGTACTTCATTTATGAATTTTTGACCCCGAAGTTCAAAATCGATGATGAAATACAACAGGATAATCGGGCAGTCGGATTTATTTCCATGGTCATTTCAATAGGATTATCTTATGTGATCGGAGCCAGTATTTCGTAA